The Kosakonia sp. SMBL-WEM22 sequence GCGCAAAACTGCTCCAGGAGCTTTTTTTATCGCTGGAGAGGTTACTTTCAAGAATGTAGCGCTGGGGTGTTAACGCCACCGGAAGATGGGAGAGGATCCACTTGCACGCCTGCCAGGTACAGGTGGTAGTCATATTCTGCCCGGCGGCATCTGCCGTGTGATAGGTAAAGGTCAGATGCACGGCATTGCCAATCACGCGCGGCGTCAGGCTGGTCAGGCGTGCAAAATGCGAGTGCTGGCGCACAACGTTGCTGATGTCGACAAAATAGTCCTCAGCCCAGGCGCAGAAAGCCAGCGCTTCGTGCAGCGAGAGAAACTCAAAACGTGGCGATCGCATCATCCGCTGGCCGGTGACGCGTGCCGTCGCCCCGCCGCTGTGGGTGATGGCGCTGGCTCCGCGTGAAACCGAGGCGACGAGTGCCCCCTCGCTGGTCGCCAGCGGCGCGTAAAAGATCCCTTTCGCACGCCAACCGTTGATAAGCAGCGGCCCGGCAATGCCGACAGGAACTTCAACCGAGCCGATAAACCCCTCAAGATGACTTTGCAGCTTTTCCGCCTGCAGATGAGTGGCAGAGAGCTGGTTTAAGTCATGACCGGTGTGCTGACGCAGCCAGGCAAGTCGCTTTTGCCGCGCCGGCTCACTCCAGTCGTAAAGGTGGCGACGGGGTAAGGTGGTGACGCTTTCGGCGATCTTGCCGCGCGGCTGGCACAACTTTAACTGCCAGTAGCACTGTTTATTCTCCTGCGCCGAGCGGCAGGTTAATGTTGCCAGCCACTCCCCGCTCTGCTGGCGCTCTTTGTGCAGGAGTTTAAGCGCCGGTAGCTGAACAGCCCGATCGTAAAGAGATAACCTGCGCTGCGGGTCAGTGATAAAAGCATTACAGCGCTCTTCGCTTTCAAATAAGAGTGTAAACTCGGCCTGGCGTATATCGACAATTGTCGCCGTAATTAACGATTCCATTATCATCCCCTTCCCTTGTGCTACAAATATATTTCAACGATACACAGCACATATCCTGTTAGCATTGCCGCACCCACCACCGCCTCATTTCTTTTTCTGTTTTTTTGATTGGCATTAATCAGAAAAATGAGCAACTGGCTTACGGCAAAGAAATTAACACCCCCACTCACACCATAAAACCAGAGCGATACCGTGCCGGTTTTGCACAAAATAAGAAAATATTGCACGCAGGCCATTAATATAAGCAGAGCGATAACCATTAATATCGAAAGGGGGCGACCATATAATTGTGACCAGGTGGTGACCTCTTCCCGCTCCTCATCCGGCCCCTTACATTTACGCGTAATTTCAAAACTTAATCCGCATAAAAAAGCGAGCAGCATGAGTAAAATAAGCGGCTGATTAAGCGCCGCCGCAGGCGAGGCCAGAGTCGCCAGCCACCAGATAACAAACGGCATAACCAGCGTATGGGAGAGCGCATAGAGGGAGAAGTGTTGCTTAAGCCATTCGGCCACAAAAAACTCTTTCGTCATCAGCGAGGTCCAGCAGAGCAGTAGCGTCCAGCTCAGCCATATCTGCTGCTGTCCCCCGGCAATCAGAAACATGCCGCCCAGTTGGATCAGCACGCAGAGCGCGCCGAGGAGCTTCAGATGAGACAGGCTAATAATACCCTGCTGCAGTACCCTCTGCGGGTGGTGAAGGCAGTCATCCGCATAATCTTTATGCTCATCCAGCACGCGCAACAGCAGAAAAAAGGAGAGCGACAGCAGGCAACCGACAGCCATCTTCACTGGGCTAATACTTTCTCCCGCAGGCATTGCGACTGAATATGATAAAAACCAAAGAATAAAAAAGAGGGGGGTATTTGCTACAGGAAAACGTTCGTTTACCCATAACATCATTCGACAAAAAAGCGATCCATTTTTAATTGCGGTCATAGCGACTCCCTGAAAATAATAATCCGAAAAATAAAAAAACGACATTTTTAATTACGCTACCATCAAGAAAAATCTGTAAACAATAGAAATATCAGCACCGACAAACCTAATATAAATCCCCACCACAGCCGTTTCATTTAAAAAAAGCGCCTGATGTGATCACTCTCTAATAATATTAATGAGTTATTACTCGTACGTTATATAAGACAAAACATTAATATCCTTGTCTTAGTGCTTTTAAGATTAAATTATTAATTTTCGGTGGGTAAAAAAAATAAAAAGGCCATGCCGCAGAGCATGGCCTTTATGAGCAGTAGCGTTAGCTCAGAGAGGAGGTAGGTGTGGCAGATTTCAAAGCAGGCTGTGGTACATCGTTCCACAACGTGTCATACGCGTGACCGGTGAGATCTTCAACGATATGGCGCGCCTGCGGCGTCACACTCTGTTTCAGGCCGCCCGCTTTCAGACGGTCGAGCTCTTCGACAAAGATGCGGTGCGTGCGCTTATTGAGATGAAAGGTTAATGCCTGCCACAGCGCCACCAACAGTAAGCCAACGGTGCCAACAAACAGCAGCATCACAATGGTATTGATCGCTTCCTGCGGCTGCACCTGGCTGCCTTTCACGAATCCCCCGCTTTGCAGCAGCAGCCCCACCGCAAAAGTCGCAATGGCAACCGTGGTTTTACGTGAAAAGGTCATCACTGCGGCAAACAGCCCTTCGCGACGCTGGCGCGTCACCATTTCGTCAATATCCGGAATAAACGGGAAGACGTTCCACGGCGTGAACTCCAGCACGCAGCGCCCCACCTGATAGAGACCGGCGAGGCTCACCAGCAGCAGCACGGTATGCGCGCTCGGGAATTGGTAGACGAGGAAGAAGCCCGCCAGGCAGATCATCATCAAGCTATAGGCGAACACATAGAGGCGCGAGGGGCCAAATTTGATGATCGCCACCCCGGCCGCCAGCGTCACCGGCAGGCCAACAATGCTCATTGACAGCAGCGTACCCGCCAGCGATGAGGAGACATTCAGGCAGTAAACGCAGAAGAAAACGAACACCGTGTTGTAGACATCTTTCGCGGTAAAGGAGAAGAGGTAGATAGCCAGATGTTTACGAAAGGCGCGGATCTTAAGCGTGGAGGCATAATCTTTAAATAGCGCGCCAATGCCGGAGAGCTTCTGCGCCATGCTTCGCGTCGGCGCGGCTTTCTCCATCTCGGCCACCATTTCCGGGGTCAGTTCACGCTCCCAGGTGACGCGCCAGGAGATAAAGACACAGACCATAAAGAGCACGGCGAAGACAATGCCGTTAATGAGATACGCATCGGCGTTCTTCTCACCCAGCCAGCCAATCAGCAAGCCCGGAATAAAGGTGGCGAGAAAGGTGCCGGAAGCGGAAAGAAACATGCGACAGGTCGAGAGCTTGGTGCGGTCGTTAAAATCTTTTGTCATCTCTGATGGCAGCGTCTCCCAGGGGATCAGCACCATCGCAGCGATGATCTCAAAAGCGAGATAGACGGCGAGATAGAACCAGAAGTTCATGCCGTTGAGCCAGAGCAGGATATAGACCAGCATCAGCGGTGCGCCGATCAACAGAAAGAAGCGGCGGCGGCCAAACTTTTTACCTAAGGCATTTTTATAGAAGTGGTCGGTAAAGCTGCCCATAAACAGGCTGACGATGGCATCAACGATGCGGGCAATGGCCACAATAGAGGCGGCTTCCAGCGGAGAGAGGCCGACGAAGGTGGTGTAGTAGAAGAGCAGCCAGGCACCGATGACGGTAAAGGCCCCGCCGCCCATGATATCCGTCATGCCATAGCCAATGCTGACAGGAATAGTGACTTTACGCTGTTTACGACTCATCATCCCCTCCCGCATTTTGCTTACTCTTTTTAGTTATCAGAGACATAAAAACCCCATTTAAGGATTATCGCGTTGAACGCAGGCCGCTGTTTTGCGCAGCCAATTGATGACGCATGCTTCACAGCATCCACGTTATCTCTGCTAACGAATTTAAGTCTACTACCATACAAGATAAGGTGAAGAAATTGTGAGCTTCGCCATAACCCGCGCAAAATAACGTGTAAAGGGGATTTAAAAGTAAAAAAATGCGAGGCAGCGCTGAGTTTATTGCGCCTGATGTGCTTTGCGCTGTATATGGGGCGCGGGTAAAAAAAGCCCCTGCGCGAAGGCAGGGGCAAGGCCATGTCCGAGCCGTAAAATTTAGTTAAAGACCATACCGCCATCAATCAGCAGAGATTGTCCGGTCATGTAATTTGAATCGGGGCCAGCGAGGTAAGAGACGCATGCGGCGACATCTTCTGGCTCTGACAGGCGGCCAAGCGTAATGCGTTTCGCGAACTCTTCGGTGCCGTAACCGATCGGTTTACCCGCCGCCTCAGAGACCTGGCGGTCAATCTCGGCCCACATCGGGGTTTTCACAATTCCCGGGCAGAAGCCGTTAACGGTAATGCCCAGCGGGGCCAGATCGCGTGCCGCAGTCTGGGTTAAGCCGCGTACTGCGAATTTGCTCGAGCTGTAGACCGCCAGCTCCGGGTTACCAACATGACCGGCCTGCGAACAGGCATTGATGATTTTGCCGCCGTGGTTCTCCGCTTTGAAGGCCTGAATCGCTGCCTGCATGCCCCAAATCACGCCTTTCACGTTGATGTTATAGACCTTATCAATCACCTCTTCGGTGATCGACTCAATCGGCGTTGAAGGCGCAACTCCGGCGTTATTGACGATCACATCAAAACCGTTCAGTTTTTTGCGCGTCTCTTCGACGGCAGCAAACACCTGCTCGCGGTTGGAAACGTCAACGGTGACGGCAATTGCGCTGCCGTTGCTGGCGTTGATCTCCTCGGCCACCGCTTTTGCTGTCTCGCGGTTATAGTCGGCAACGGCGATGGCAAAACCATCTTTTGCCAGACGCAGAGCGATTGCGCGACCAATACCCTGGCCGGCACCGGTAACAAATGCGACTTTTTTCATAATGACTCCTTAGTTTTTACAGAATCTGGCTAAGATGCAGCTGGCCCATCAGCAGCGGGTTATCGCTGTAGTCGACCGGAATGGCGACCACCGCCGGGCCTTGTGTATCCATCGCAGCGCGCAGCGTCGGCTCCAGTGCGGCGGTGCTTTCAACGGCAAACCCTTTCGCACCGAACGATTCGGCATAGGCTTTAAAGTCGACGGGGCCGAAGTTGACCCCGGAGAGGCGCTGATATTTCTTCTCTTCCTGAATCGCCACCATGTTGTAGGCGTTATCCACCCAGATGATGTGCAGGATGTTGGCACCGAGACGCACAGCGGTTTCCAGCTCCATGCTGGATTGTAAAAATCCGCCGTCGCCGGAGACGGAGACCACTTTACGCCCCGGGTTCACCAGCCATGCGCCAATCGCCCATGGCAGGGCAACGCCCATCGTCTGCTGGCCGTTGGAGATCATCACCTGACGCGCGCGGAAGCTATATAAGTAGCGGGCGATCCAGATATGGAAACTGCCCATATCCACCGTCAGGGTGACGTCGTTATTCACGATATCCTGCATCGCGCGGACAATGCGCAGCGGGTGAATAGCAAACTGATTGAGCTGCGCGCCTTTACGGCTGAGCAGTTCACGCTGGTTGCGACGGTCGATCAGGATTTCCGACGCGCGCGGTGAGAGCACCAGCGGTTCGGCAATCTTATGTGCCAGCTTATCAAGCGTGCTGGCGATATCGCCAATCAGCTCAACGCTCGGCGAGTAGTTGCGCTCTTCATAGGCGGGCAGCACATCAATATGCACCAGCTTGGCATCGCCGGTGTTCCACATTGCTGGCTCATACTCTACCGGGCTGTAGCCGATACAGATCACCAGGTCCGCCAGGTGCAGCAGCCGGTCACCCGCCTGGTTATTGAACAGACCTACGCGCCCGGCAAAGCGGGTAAAGTGCTCCTGGTTAACTGCGCCCGCCGCCTGGTAGGTGCTGGTCACCGGAATATGAGTTTTCTCCAGCAGATGATGCAGCGCCGGGATGTTCTCTTCCCGGCTGGCCATCAGGCCGAGCAGAAAGATGGGGTTTTTCGCCCCGGCAATCAGCTTCGCCACCTCGTCAATCATCTTGTCGGGCGCAGAGCCCAACTGTGGTACGGCGTTAGAGGGCAGAATATTGCCGCTGGCCGGCTGGTCAGAGATATCCTGCGGAATGCTGACAAACGCACTGCCCGGGCGGCCCTGTTCGGCGGCGCGGAAGGCGTTCGAGACCACTTCAGAGATGGCGTCCGGAGAGGAGATCTCAACGGAATATTTGGTCACTGGCTGGAACATCGCTACCGTGTCCATGCTCTGGTGCACCAACTTGGCTTTATCGGCACGTTTCACCGCCCCACCCAGCGCCACTACCGGGTCACCTTCGCTGTTGGCAGTCGCCATACCGGTGATCAGGTTGGAGCAGCCTGGACCCGAGGTCACCAGCGCTACGCCCGCTTTGCCGGTGATACGCCCGACCGCTGCCGCCATAAACGCGGCGTTCGCTTCGTGGCGCACCGGAATAAGTTCAATGGAGGAATCGAGAAGAGAATCAAACACTTTATCGATTTTCGCGCCAGGGATGCCGAAGACATGTTTGACCCCCTGCGCTTCCAGTTGCCCCACCACCATGTCGGCACCGTGGGCCCACATCTGGGTATGGCGTTCGTTGCTCATACACTACTCCTTTACATCACTTAGTTCTCAACCGAACGGATGGCGGCGTCCAGGTTATCCGGGTGCAGATCCGCTTTCAGGAAGGCTTCATCGGCCGGGAGATCGATCATCAGTTGATGGATTTCACCAAAGGTCAGCGTGCCGTGATCCAGCTGGTAGTCGAGGAGATGACCGCCACCGTGGCGATCGTCGGTAATAAAATGCTCGTGGTAACCTGCCACATTGATTCCCTGCATATGTTGCGGGGTGCGGAAACCGACCAGCACGCCGTCGCGGCCGTTAAAGCGGAACACCGGCTGATCGTCGAGCACATCGGTCATGGCGCGATAGGGCGGAGTCTGGCGTGGCACGGTGCGGGTGTGCGCATGGCGGAAATGGCCGTCGATACGCAGGGCGCAAAAGAGGTTGTCGGACGGAATCTGCTGGTCGATCACCTCATGCAGTGCCTGGCGGCTGATGGGTTCCTCGAACACGTGGCGGTACTGCGGTTTAAACCAGGTCATCACCGCAAAGGGGGTTTTTTGCTCCGGCTTCGCGGCGCGGGCACTGCCATCGGAACGTAATTGGTACACTTCGCTGTTAAAGGCAATTAATTCGCCATCAAGCTCATTAAATGTACCCAGACCAAAATCACCATGATTAAGTAGATCCTTAATCGTGGTATTTCCTTCATAAACTCCGCTAAGTAGCGCACTCATTAGCGATGTTTGATATATCACGCCGTTTGGCTTGCTTTGAGAAAAAGCACGAATTGTATTTCGTAAATTTCCCTCGCAAGAACAATCAGTTGCGTTAATCATCATCTTTTCCCCCACTGTAGAGACGATTAGAAAAGCTGATTAAATATTGACTCGTTTCAGCGGGGGATTCCAATATAGAAAACATGAGGGTTTAAGATGTTTTAGATATGGAACTTCGTTATTTACGTTATTTTGTCGCCGTTGCCCAAACGCAACACTTTACGCGGGCAGCCGAAATGCTCGGTATGTCGCAACCGCCATTAAGCCAACAAATCCGTCGTCTTGAGCAAGAAGTGGGTACCCCGCTGTTCCATCGCCAGACGCGCGGCGTCACGCTCACCGAGGCGGGCGAGGCCTTCTATGAAGATGCCTGCCATATCCTTGCGATGAGCGACGCAGCGCTGGAAAAAGCGAAGGGCATCGCTCGCGGGATTAACGGCAAGCTCAACCTTGGCGTGACCAGCTCCAACGCTTTCCATACCCACTTCTTCTCGGTGCTGCGCCAGTTTCAGCGTGACTACCCGAAGGTGGCGCTCTATCAGAAAGAGGACAATATGGCGACGCTGATCCACGGCCTGGATGAGGGGTTGATTGACGTCGCCTTCGTGCGCCTGCCGTGTGAAAGCAGCAAAACCTTTAGCCTGAAACTGGTGGACGAAGAGCCGATGCTGATTGCCCTGCACCGCACCCATCCGCTCTCGGCGAAGGCGGATATCGCGCTCAGCGAATTACAGAACACGCCGCTGATTATCTTTCCGCAAGCGGTATCGCCGGGGCTGTATGAGCTGATCTACAACGCCTGCCTGCGTGCGGGTGTGGAGATGGATAACGCCCATCAGGCCTCGCAGTTCTCCTCATCTCTGAGCATGGTGGCGGCCGGGTTTGGCTTCGCCATCATTCCGCAGTCGATGGCCTGCTTTGGGCATCCGATGGTGACGTTTCATTCGGTGGCGGGAAACACCCTGAAAACCGATGTGGCGCTGGCGTGGCGCAAGTTCGAGCGCTCGCCGGCGGTCAGGCGGTTTATCGATCACTTTTAAGCGCCCGGGGGAACCGGGCACTAAGCGGTTAACGGCGATGAGTATTGACCACCTGACCGATGCCTTTACCATCAAGCGCGGCATCAGGATCGGCGAAAAAATCGAGGTTGAAGTAAGTGTCATCGGTCAACAGTTCAACCCGGTGCCAGTACTCCGGCGGGCTGATGCCAAACTGCCCTGCTTCGATCACCACTTCGCATTCCGGGGTGGTGTCATGCTCACTGGCAAAACCGATATATTTCACTGCGCCCTGCATCACCGATAGGCGGCCATAGACCCCTTTTTTGGTGTTGTGGTGCGTCAGAAGCGCCTGCGGCACTGTCTCTTTCGTCCAGAAGGGCGTCGAGCGGGTATGGCGAAAATGGAGTGGAATCAGCTGTGTCATCGTTGCCTCCGTTTACCAGCCGCACACATTGGTCTCTTCATCCGACTCGTAACCGCGGACGATATTAATCAGATCTTTTACCGCATCGGCGGCAATAAGGGGGTCGGTCAGCTCGCTGAGAGAGGTAAAATCTTTATCGACCGAGACGCCATTATTATTATTGGTGACGGTCAGGGTATATTCCCCGCTATTATCGGCAGGAAGATTTAATTTTGAGACCAGTTCAGAAACGGCCTGGTTCGCAATATCAGGAAGATAGAGCGACATCGGCTTTAAATAAACTTGCTGCTCTGTTTTACCGCTTTCCCGATGGGAAACCGAGAGTGAATAACCTCTATTTTCTGTATCCATAATTGCTACCTCAACCTTCAATCAGAATTTGGGGATCAACATAGAAATCGACGCTGAACACCGTATCGTCACTGAGCGCCTCAATGTTGTGCCATTTTTCAGGCGGGAATACGCCGAACTCACCGGCGTGGATGGTCAGGGTTTCCACCGGCTGCGGGCTGGTCTCATCGGCATAGCCATAGTAGCGGATCGCGCCGCGCTGCACGCTTAAACGCGGGTAGACACCCTGACGCGTACCGGCATCAAGGTGGCGTTTCCAGATGGAGGCCGGCGCGGTCTCTTTTGTCCAGAAAGGGGTGGTGCGGGTGTGAACATAATTCGTGGGTATGGTAATGCGCTGCATATTTCATCCTCTTTTTATCTCAGCAACTCTTGTCGCCGAAAGGGGGAAAAGCATATGTTGCATAGCATATACCTGTTTATGGAAATATCGACTATTTTTTATAAATGTTATTTAAATTTGATAAGACAAATCCCCGCGAACCTATTTCGTGCTACTTTTTATACTCCAAAAGGATCATGTTAATTAAAAATAAAAGCACGATAAAAATGAAAAATTATCGTTAGCAAATAAAATTATTTATTCGGCGATGATAAATAAATGCCCCCAAAGCGGGGGCAACGTCGTTTATTGCAGAAGGGTGCTCTCCCAGCCGTCGAAGATCGCCGCCACGTTATACTGCGCGGCGTCCGCCTCGCTTAGCTGATAGCGCTCACCGCCCTGCCCGGCGCCTGGCCCACGGTTATTAGACTCATAAAAGCGGCTGTCCTGCGGGTAAAACCAGATTTTTTCGCCGTTTTTATCTTTGCCGGACATCTTGTCCCAACCGTAGATATGATCATCAATCTCGCTATTGATAATCGCCGCCAGGCCAATGGCGTTAGGATCGGCATAGCGCCCATCGCTAAACTGGGTGGTCGGATGCCACGGGCGGCCGAGTGCAAAGCTTTTCGCCGGCACGCCCGGCTCTTTGCTCAACTTACTGTTGATAATAAACAGGCCAAACCGCTCTCCGGCCTGGGTGGCGGGCGCAGTGAGGTAACCGTATGGCGGTGCGGTGTCATCACGGTTGCGGGCAATAATTTCACAGCGATCGAACACCGCGATGCCGGGGCCGAAGATAAAATCGACATGGCCGCTGATGGTGCAGTCGGTGAAGTAGCTGCGGCTGCCCTGCTTGCTGTAAAAGGTGTCCTGGTAACCCTCAAGGCGCACATGGCGAAAGCGCGCTCTGTCTGCCCCTTCTGCCACCATCAGCGCTACCGCCTGGGTATCTTTCAGCTTCTTCGCGTCGCCTTCCGGCAGCGCGGCGTTGGCGGGAAAATCAAAGGTATTGCGGATAGTCAGATTCTCCAGCGTTACGCCGCTGGCGCGGATCTCTACCGTGCTGGTGCGCCCGGTGCCGAGCTTCTGCCCCTGCTCGTCCAGCGCACCTGCGGGAGTATTAGCCTCAATTACCGTGCCCGCCGTCGATTCCCCGATCAGCGTGACGGGCTTTTCAATTATCAGCCGCTCATGCCAGCGCCCCTCTTTAATCAGAATGCGCCACGCCGTGCCGCTTTGCGGCGCGGCGTCGAGCGCCTGGCCGATGGTGGAAAATTCACCAGACTTCGGTGTGGGCGATACCACGGCGTTCCACTCGGCCGCCTGCGCGCTGGCGCTCAGGCAGACCAGCAGTAGTGCGGAGCAGTGCAGGGTTTTCATTCTTCTCTCCTTGGTCGTTTTTGGACAGGGGCAGTACATGCAGCCAGGCCGCAGTTCTGCCAGATATGACGCTGTGCCAGCGCGGCGCGCCGGTTGAATCGGGATCTGCTACTGGCTAATAGCGGCCTCTGTACAAAGTCAGAAAGAAGAGTGGGCTTAACGGGCTGTAATGCTGTTATTTTTTTACACCAGCATAGGCCAGCGAAAAGCGATTGCGCATTTTAAAACACTGTTTTGAGATCAAACTCAAACTTATGACGCCCATTACTGAAACGAGAATCAAAACTATTATCACGATAAAAAAGAGAATTTATTCTTACGCGGATAGGTTGTTTCTTAATGCAGCCATATATGGCAGCAGGTTGATTAATTGGCTAAAAAGACCTTAAATCATCAGAAGATATTTTAACTGGCCTCAGGTGTGCTTTTCTGGCAACCTTTGCTTTCTTTTGAGTGGGTAAAAAATTACTATCGCCCAACGTGGTTTCAATATTTGAACGCGGACTCAACCTGCAACGGTAAGTAAAATAATCATGAAAAATAAAAAGATAGACACGATGGCCCGCGTCGCTATGCGCATCAGGGGCTTATCAGTAAAGGAAAAACGTCTTCGTTACCAGGATAAGATGTTTACCTTTAAATATGTTTCCGGACATTACGAAGTCTTTTTGGACGGAGAAAAAGTTGACACCTTCGCTACGGAAAACATCAACCAGGCGATTGCGGATTTTAAAGAAAAAAATAATAAAAACAGGCGCTGATAAACTTGTTAATACGCTTTAATGACCCGCGTTTACTCCTGTAATTAAATCTTAGAGCACACATAATACCGGGCGACATTACCGTTCGCGCCGGTTCCTTCCTTCCCGTCATTTATTTACCAAAGAAACAACCTCTTAAAATTAGTAGTTAAATCACTAGCTTAGGCATAATTTTTTTACATAAACTGTTTACTTGGTAACGATAATTCATATCATCTTGATAATTACTCTCAACACGAGAGCGGTGCTTACCCCGACCGGCTCCGGTCGTTTTCACCTGCATAATCAGGAACGTTATAAGAATGAAAAATCGTTACCTTTGGGCTATTAACCCCTGTTTGTTGATGATGTTATCCGCGCAGGCTGCGGCGCAAGATGCTAAAGAGGAGACGCTGATAGTGGCCGCAAGCCGCGCCAATCATAGCGTCGCCGATATGGCACAAACCACCTGGGTCATTGAGCAGGCTGAAATTGAGCAGCAGGTTCAGGGTGGTAAAGAGTTAAAAGAGGTGCTGGCGCAGCTTATTCCAGGCATGGATGTCAGCAGCCAGGGGCGCACCAACTACGGCATGAATATGCGCGGGCGCTCAATGATGGTGATGGTTGACGGTGTGCGCCTCAACTCATCGCGCACCGACAGCCGCCAGCTCGATTCGATCGATCCCTTTAATATCTCGCGCATTGAGATTATCTCCGGTGCCACTTCGCTCTATGGCGGCGGCAGCACCGGCGGCCTGATCAATATCGTGACTAAAAAGGGGCAGCCGGAGAGTGAAGTGGAGTTCCAGACCGGCACCAAAAGCGGCTTTAACAGCCATAACGATCATGACGATAACGTCGCGGCGTCGGTGAGTGGCGGTAATGATAAGGCTTCCGGGCGGCTGTCGGTTGCTTATCAGCGCTACGGCGGCTGGTATGATGGCAAAGGCAATGAGGTGATTATCGATAACACCCAGACCGGTCTGCAATACTCTGATCGGCTGGACGTGATGGGCACCGGCACGCTCAATATCGATGAGCACCAGCAGCTGCAACTCACCACGCAGTACTTTAAGAGCGAGTCTGACGGGAAACATGGCCTCTTCTTAGGCGAAAACTTCTCGGCGGTGACCGGCTCCGCTAAGGCGTACAACAAAGGCAACCTTGATGCCGACCGGATCCCGGGCACCGAGCGCCACCTGATTAATCTGCAATACTCTAACACTGATTTCTGGGGCCAGGATGTGGTGGCGCAGATCTACTACCGCGACGAGAGCCTGTCATTTTACCCCTTCCCTACGCCTTCTGGCGACCGGGTCACCAGCATTGGCGCGTCGCAGCAGAAAACCGATTTTTATGGCGGCAAGCTGACCATCAACAGCAAACCGGTTGATGACCTGACGCTGACCTGGGGGATCGATGCTGAACATGAAAACTTCGACGCCAACCAGCAGTTTTTCGACCTCAACAGCGCCGCTGCCAGCGGGGGAATGCAACTGGATAAAACGTTTAAGGTCGAGCGCTACCCGGGCTACAGCATCACAAACATTGCGCCCTTCCTGCAAAGTAGCTACGACATTGACGCCATCACTCTGAGCGGCGGCGTACGTTATCAATATATGGAAAACCGCATCGACGATTTTGTCGGTTATGCCCAGCAGCAGGCGATTGCCAACGGTAA is a genomic window containing:
- a CDS encoding DUF1869 domain-containing protein, whose amino-acid sequence is MDTENRGYSLSVSHRESGKTEQQVYLKPMSLYLPDIANQAVSELVSKLNLPADNSGEYTLTVTNNNNGVSVDKDFTSLSELTDPLIAADAVKDLINIVRGYESDEETNVCGW
- a CDS encoding DUF1971 domain-containing protein, coding for MQRITIPTNYVHTRTTPFWTKETAPASIWKRHLDAGTRQGVYPRLSVQRGAIRYYGYADETSPQPVETLTIHAGEFGVFPPEKWHNIEALSDDTVFSVDFYVDPQILIEG
- a CDS encoding pectinesterase family protein, with the protein product MKTLHCSALLLVCLSASAQAAEWNAVVSPTPKSGEFSTIGQALDAAPQSGTAWRILIKEGRWHERLIIEKPVTLIGESTAGTVIEANTPAGALDEQGQKLGTGRTSTVEIRASGVTLENLTIRNTFDFPANAALPEGDAKKLKDTQAVALMVAEGADRARFRHVRLEGYQDTFYSKQGSRSYFTDCTISGHVDFIFGPGIAVFDRCEIIARNRDDTAPPYGYLTAPATQAGERFGLFIINSKLSKEPGVPAKSFALGRPWHPTTQFSDGRYADPNAIGLAAIINSEIDDHIYGWDKMSGKDKNGEKIWFYPQDSRFYESNNRGPGAGQGGERYQLSEADAAQYNVAAIFDGWESTLLQ
- a CDS encoding TonB-dependent siderophore receptor — translated: MKNRYLWAINPCLLMMLSAQAAAQDAKEETLIVAASRANHSVADMAQTTWVIEQAEIEQQVQGGKELKEVLAQLIPGMDVSSQGRTNYGMNMRGRSMMVMVDGVRLNSSRTDSRQLDSIDPFNISRIEIISGATSLYGGGSTGGLINIVTKKGQPESEVEFQTGTKSGFNSHNDHDDNVAASVSGGNDKASGRLSVAYQRYGGWYDGKGNEVIIDNTQTGLQYSDRLDVMGTGTLNIDEHQQLQLTTQYFKSESDGKHGLFLGENFSAVTGSAKAYNKGNLDADRIPGTERHLINLQYSNTDFWGQDVVAQIYYRDESLSFYPFPTPSGDRVTSIGASQQKTDFYGGKLTINSKPVDDLTLTWGIDAEHENFDANQQFFDLNSAAASGGMQLDKTFKVERYPGYSITNIAPFLQSSYDIDAITLSGGVRYQYMENRIDDFVGYAQQQAIANGKATSADAVPGGKTDYNNLLFNAGILGHLTDRQQLWFNFSQGFEIPDPAKYYGAGSYQLVDGHYRLRNSVNVNDVKLDGVKVNAYELGWRYTGDNLRTQIAGYYSLSDKTIKINKSDMSIVVDEGKRRIYGVEGQVDYFFTDSEWSTGANFNAIKSETQVEGKWEKLTIDSASPSKVSAWINWAPGDWTLRLQSTQTFDLSDAEGKRINGYNTVDMLGSYALPVGKVSFSVENLLDEEYTTVWGQRAPKIYSPTYGAPELYTYKGRGRTFSINYSVLF